Proteins found in one Sorghum bicolor cultivar BTx623 chromosome 1, Sorghum_bicolor_NCBIv3, whole genome shotgun sequence genomic segment:
- the LOC110429587 gene encoding probable calcium-binding protein CML27, whose translation MENAAGAPAPAITKPSLSKKPSPSFRLRNGSLNALRLRRVFDLFDRNGDGEITLDEMASALDSLGLGADRSGLEAAVGGYIPAGAAGLRFENFESLHRALGDALFGPIPEEVPEDDDEGDMKEAFRVFDEDGDGFISAAELQAVLKKLGLPEARSLASVQEMICNVDRNCDGRVDFGEFKNMMQGITVWGA comes from the coding sequence ATGGAGAACGCCGCTGGCGCTCCCGCTCCCGCCATCACCAAGCCGTCGCTATCCAAGAAGCCCTCGCCGTCGTTCCGCCTCCGGAACGGCAGCCTCAACGCTCTGCGCCTGCGCCGCGTGTTCGACCTCTTCGACCGCAACGGCGACGGCGAGATCACCCTCGACGAGATGGCCTCGGCGCTCGACTCGCTCGGCCTCGGCGCCGACCGCTCCGGCCTGGAGGCCGCGGTGGGCGGGTACATCCCGGCCGGCGCTGCGGGGCTCCGCTTCGAGAACTTCGAGTCCCTCCACCGCGCGCTCGGGGACGCGCTGTTCGGCCCCATCCCGGAGGAGGTGCctgaggacgacgacgaggggGACATGAAGGAGGCGTTCCGGGTGTTCGACGAGGACGGTGACGGCTTCATCTCGGCCGCCGAGCTGCAGGCCGTGCTCAAGAAGCTCGGCCTGCCGGAGGCTCGGAGCCTGGCCTCTGTGCAGGAGATGATCTGCAACGTCGACCGCAACTGCGACGGCCGCGTCGACTTCGGCGAATTTAAGAACATGATGCAGGGGATCACCGTGTGGGGCGCTTAG